A genomic segment from Perca flavescens isolate YP-PL-M2 chromosome 13, PFLA_1.0, whole genome shotgun sequence encodes:
- the LOC114566952 gene encoding V-set and immunoglobulin domain-containing protein 1-like — MGQSVLLQCMFETNVATTGLNIQWDFVSSGSMKPQQVYYYQSGEDVITKSYAGRLQPSSSPGTTKNASIVISNMQPSDTGLYTCQIHNFPDVDGKSEAYIIVNVLEKPTVPYCAVHGDVESGHLVTLTCHSERGSPNPTYTWTRLDQTRTRRPVLGLVTTSGVLEFKNISQFEFGEYQCNATNAVGFSTCTIELNPEAGDGVIAGAVIGALLGCVLIILVVWFIARTVKKHKYKEVKVSEAHAMKRSSPQAQEASDSVPVATTAGSLHDEEDEPQA, encoded by the exons ATGGGTCAAAGTGTCCTACTCCAATGTATGTTTGAGACTAATGTAGCCACCACCGGCCTTAACATCCAGTGGGACTTTGTTTCATCGGGCTCCATGAAGCCACAGCAG GTGTATTACTATCAATCAGGAGAGGATGTCATTACAAAATCTTATGCGGGCAGGCTTCAACCTTCATCTTCTCCCGGCACGACCAAAAACGCCTCAATAGTAATAAGCAACATGCAACCATCGGATACCGGACTCTACACTTGTCAGATTCACAACTTTCCTGATGTGGACGGAAAGTCTGAGGCCTATATCATTGTGAATGTTCTTG AGAAGCCCACTGTTCCTTATTGCGCCGTCCACGGTGACGTGGAATCAGGTCACTTGGTCACTCTGACCTGCCACAGTGAGCGTGGGAGCCCCAACCCGACATATACCTGGACCAGACTGGATCAGACTCGGACAAGGAGGCCTGTACTGGGACTAG TGACCACATCTGGAGTACTGGAATTCAAAAACATATCCCAGTTTGAGTTTGGGGAGTACCAGTGCAACGCTACAAATGCAGTGGGATTTTCAACTTGCACTATAGAGCTAAATCCTG AAGCGGGAGATGGAGTGATTGCTGGCGCGGTGATCGGCGCCTTGCTCGGGTGTGTCCTGATCATCCTGGTCGTGTGGTTCATCGCTCGCACGGTGAAGAAACACAAGTACAAGGAGGTCAAAGTATCAGAGGCCCACGCGATGAA GAGGAGCTCTCCTCAGGCCCAGGAAGCCTCGGATAGCGTTCCCGTGGCAACCACAGCCGGCAGCCTCCACGATGAGGAAGATGAGCCACAAGCCTGA